From one Solanum stenotomum isolate F172 chromosome 12, ASM1918654v1, whole genome shotgun sequence genomic stretch:
- the LOC125848635 gene encoding cytochrome c6, chloroplastic — MTVLCMIPSCLSKSCSLANPTKRRNVYEGDKPFAQRENKLACELKLLKSLAPPLMTVFIALSPIVNPPVSVGQTVDVQKGAALFNRACIGCHYEGGNIIQPGATLFLKDLQRNGVDTEEEIYRVTYYGKGRMPGFGQNCTPRGQCTFGPRLQDDEIKLLAEFVKSQADQDWPKIENSGD, encoded by the exons ATGACAGTGTTGTGTATGATACCCAGTTGCCTTAGCAAGAGCTGTTCATTGGCAAATCCAACAAAG AGGAGAAATGTGTATGAAGGAGACAAACCATTTGCCCAAAGGGAGAATAAATTAGCATGTGAGTTGAAGTTGCTGAAGAGCTTGGCTCCGCCTCTAATGACTGTCTTTATAGCCCTCTCTCCCATTGTTAATCCTCCAG TCTCAGTTGGACAAACAGTAGATGTACAAAAGGGAGCTGCTTTGTTTAATCGAGCTTGCATTGGATGTCATTATGAAGGTGGAAATATAATCCAGCCT GGTGCGACACTCTTCTTGAAGGATCTACAAag AAATGGAGTTGACACGGAAGAGGAGATCTATCGTGTCACTTACTATGGCAAAGGGAGAATGCCA GGGTTTGGTCAGAATTGTACACCAAGGGGTCAATGCACATTTGGTCCTCGATTACAAGACGATGAAATTAAACTCTTAGCTGAGTTTGTGAAGTCTCAAGCTGATCAAGATTGGCCTAAAATCGAAAACAGTGGAGATTGA